In one Oncorhynchus nerka isolate Pitt River linkage group LG7, Oner_Uvic_2.0, whole genome shotgun sequence genomic region, the following are encoded:
- the LOC135572386 gene encoding uncharacterized protein LOC135572386 has protein sequence MKQPELPVCRELSVCKVVTVCLKQPEMSVCKELPVCRVLPHPNACPHTYPQPPPKRLSSHLPTAPTQTPVLTPTHSPHPNVCPHTYPQPPPKRLSSHLPTAPTQTPVLTPTHSPHPNACPHTYPQPPPKRLSSHLPTAPTQTPVLTPTHSPHPNACPHTYPQPPPKRLSPHLPTAATQTPVLTPTHSPHPNACPHTYPQPPPKRLSSHLPTAPTQTPVLTPTHSPHPNACPHTYPQPPPKRLSSHLPTAPTQTSVLTPTHSPHPNVCPHTYPQPPPKRLSSHLPTAPTQTPVTTPTHSPHPNSCPHTYPQPPPKLLSSHLPTASTQTPVLTPTHSPHPNACPHTYPQPPPKRLSSHLPTAPTQTSVLKPTHSPHPNACPHTYPQPPPKLLSPHLPTAPTQTPVLTPTHSPHPNVCPHTYPQPPPKRLSSHLPTAPTQTPVPTPTHSPHPNACPHTYPQPPPKRLSSHLPTAPTQTPVPTPTHSPHPNSCPHTYPQPPPKCLSSHLPTAPTQTPVPTPTHSPHPNSCPHTYPQPPPKCLSPHLPTAPTQTPVPTPTHSPHPNSCPHTYPQPPPKLLSSHLPTAPTQTPVPTPTHSPHPNSCPHTYPQPPPKRLSSHLPMDNFYLKSHFQHRKSHPHS, from the exons atgaagcagcctgagctgccagtctgcagagagctgtcagtctgcaaggtggTGACAGTCTGcttgaagcagccagagatgtcagtctgcaaagagctgccagtctgcagggtgct CCCCCACCCAAACGCCTGTCCTCACACCTACCCACAGCCCCCACCCAAACGCCTGTCATCACACCTACCCACAGCCCCCACCCAAACGCCTGTCCTCACACCTACCCACAGCCCCCACCCAAACGTCTGTCCTCACACCTACCCACAGCCCCCACCCAAACGCCTGTCCTCACACCTACCCACAGCCCCCACCCAAACGCCTGTCCTCACACCTACCCACAGCCCCCACCCAAACGCCTGTCCTCACACCTACCCACAGCCTCCACCCAAACGCCTGTCCTCACACCTACCCACAGCCCCCACCCAAACGCCTGTCCTCACACCTACCCACAGCCCCCACCCAAACGCCTGTCCTCACACCTACCCACAGCCCCCACCCAAACGCCTGTCCCCACACCTACCCACAGCCGCCACCCAAACTCCTGTCCTCACACCTACCCACAGCCCCCACCCAAACGCCTGTCCTCACACCTACCCACAGCCCCCACCCAAACGCCTGTCCTCACACCTACCCACAGCCCCCACCCAAACGCCTGTCCTCACACCTACCCACAGCCCCCACCCAAACGCCTGTCCTCACACCTACCCACAGCCCCCACCCAAACGCCTGTCCTCACACCTACCCACAGCCCCCACCCAAACGTCTGTCCTCACACCTACCCACAGCCCCCACCCAAACGTCTGTCCTCACACCTACCCACAGCCCCCACCCAAACGCCTGTCCTCACACCTACCCACAGCCCCCACCCAAACGCCTGTCACCACACCTACCCACAGCCCCCACCCAAACTCCTGTCCTCACACCTACCCACAGCCCCCACCCAAACTCCTGTCCTCACACCTACCCACAGCCTCCACCCAAACGCCTGTCCTCACACCTACCCACAGCCCCCACCCAAACGCCTGTCCTCACACCTACCCACAGCCCCCACCCAAACGCCTGTCCTCACACCTACCCACAGCCCCCACCCAAACGTCTGTCCTCAAACCTACCCACAGCCCCCACCCAAACGCCTGTCCTCACACCTACCCACAGCCCCCACCCAAACTCCTGTCCCCACACCTACCCACAGCCCCCACCCAAACGCCTGTCCTCACACCTACCCACAGCCCCCACCCAAACGTCTGTCCTCACACCTACCCACAGCCCCCACCCAAACGCCTGTCCTCACACCTACCCACAGCCCCCACCCAAACTCCTGTCCCCACACCTACCCACAGCCCCCACCCAAACGCCTGTCCTCACACCTACCCACAGCCCCCACCCAAACGCCTGTCATCACACCTACCCACAGCTCCCACCCAAACGCCTGTCCCCACACCTACCCACAGCCCCCACCCAAACTCCTGTCCCCACACCTACCCACAGCCCCCACCCAAATGCCTGTCCTCACACCTACCCACAGCCCCCACCCAAACGCCTGTCCCCACACCTACCCACAGCCCCCACCCAAACTCCTGTCCCCACACCTACCCACAGCCCCCACCCAAATGCCTGTCCCCACACCTACCCACAGCCCCCACCCAAACGCCTGTCCCCACACCTACCCACAGCCCCCACCCAAACTCCTGTCCCCACACCTACCCACAGCCCCCACCCAAACTCCTGTCCTCACACCTACCCACAGCCCCCACCCAAACTCCTGTCCCCACACCTACCCACAGCCCCCACCCAAACTCCTGTCCTCACACCTACCCACAGCCCCCACCCAAACGCCTGTCATCACACCTACCGATGGACAACTTCTACTTGAAGAGTCACTTTCAGCATCGTAAGTCCCACCCTCACAGTTAA